ATATACCAAGCAAGTGACAGCATGAACGTGTAGGATTTAGAGACAAGGAAAGTTACCTTTATCAATTTTCTGGCTTTTGCAAATGAACGATACATTTACTAGCTGGCAAGAATGGATCATCGTCTTCATATATCTAAGTTTCATGGTCTTCATCATCTGGCGCGTATTTACCGCCCAGAAGAATTAAAAAAGCTGCATATCAGTCTCCCAGGGTCTTTTTGCTCAAATGGTAAAATAGTGCCGTCCTGTTTAACCTTGACTTGCTCCCGACAGTTGTAAACCTCGATAGGTCGTTTAACTCCATTTACACTCACGGCTGCTCTGTATTCCCAATAATTTTTGGCGCTTCGATTGATATTGAGAATGCAAATCTGTTGACCATCATAATTGCGGCATACAGATGCAAAAGCTAGCGGTGCTACTGTGAAGAAAGGTATTAATAGCAGCACAAGGACAATATATTTCATCATGCTTGTATTTAAAAACTAACCACAACTACTTATAAGGAAAGCAATAAATGCATCTATTCTTGCACTATGCCCTAACATAATTGCAAAAAGTCAGTCTTAAAGGGATCAAATTGCAACCCAAAAGAAATTTCGAGCAATCCTCGACTACACGCTGTTTTGCGGCAGTGCTGCTTTTCGGCCAGGTATGGCTACATTTACTCCTTGGAAAAACTTACCACCGCAAGATTCTGGAACATATGGTGAGTGCTGGCCCAGCTGCCATTTCTCCAGTTCTCCTTGTCAGTGGTTTTGCTGGTATGATTTTTACCATTCAAACGGCGAGAGAATTAGTACAATTTGGTGCGCTCAATGCTGTAGGAGGTGCTTTTGCATTAGCTTTTTGCAGAGAATTAGCTCCTATATTGACCGCTAGTATTATTGCAGGACAAGTAGGATCTGCTTTTGCAGCAGAATTAGGTGCAATGCAAGTGACAGAGCAAATTGATGCACTTTATATGCTCAAAACTGATCCAATTGATTATCTAGTACTTCCGAGAGTAATAGGCTGCTGTCTAATGATGCCCTTTATGACAATTTTTGCTTTAGTTATGGGCGTTATTGGTGGAGCTTTTGCCGGATTTCAATTTTATCGAATTGAACCAGAAACATTTTTAGAGTCAGTCAGAGATTTTTTAGAACCAACAGATTTGTTGATTATTTTGCTCAAAGGGTTTATTTTTGGAGTTTTGATTGGTGTAATTGGTTGTAGCTGGGGGCTAACTACCAAAGGAGGAGCTAAGGAAGTAGGAGAATCAGCAACAAAAGCTGTTGTTACCACTTGGGTGTCAATTTTTATCATGGATTTTTTCCTCTCTTTGTTGCTATTTGAGAAGCCCACATTTTGAATCTAAGTACTGAATAAGAATTTTTGGTAAGGCTCGCAAAAATTAAATCTTGGAATATTAAATTTTTGTTTCAGAAAGAATAAAGTAATGAATTCTGTGAGGGTACTGGCTGAATAAATAGCCTTTAAAACTCCGACAAAATTGGTAAGAGGCGTACAATAACAATTAATAGTGGATCTGAATCCCCTAACTAATTGCATTGTGGCTTCTTATTGAATACACAAAAATCAAAAATTGTAACCCCTAAAAGCTTTAATAAACGAGCTTAATTTAAGATATGTCGTCTCCGGCGAGAGGGCTTTGCGTCTGTGCAAGGCTCTTAATAGCTTTAACTGTGTCGCCTGATAGAAACTTTCAGAAACTGGGAATAATGACTTTGGTCTACTAAAGTTAGTTTTCTCAGGTTTTTTGTTTACTGTACTGAGGTTTTAGCTTTAGTATAAGTTAAATATATTGCTTCACTTCTCTAGTTAAATTACTTATAAAGGGGATGTTATCAATGAATCAAATGAGTAGAGAAGATGTACGTGAACGCCTTGGTAATATTGATCAGATCCGCGATATTATTATTGGCGCACAGTTAAGAGAGTACGAAAATCGATTTAGCAAGGTGGAGTCGGATCTGTCACTATTACAGCAGGAAATGCGATCGCATCTTGAGCAACTTAAAACTAACTTTACAGCAGAGTTAAAGGGGATGGCTGAAGTCCTTGAGAAAAAGCTGAAGTTACTCAGCCTTAATACCCAAGAAGAAACTGCTGATTTGGGACAACAAGTTGATCGCCTCAATAGAAAATTCTCCATCAGCGTTCAGTCACTTGATGAAGCTTTAGATAGCCAAACTACCTCGATTCGAGAAGAACTGTCTCAGAATAAAGCCCAACTTCAAGACGATATGACCGCATTGCGAGACCTAATATTAGAAGAACTGGATCGACGCTTCTCGCAATTGAGAGAAACTAAGGTTTCTAAAGATGATATCGCTGAAACTTTTTTTGCTTTGGGAATGCGACTGAAGGAAACTGAATTCATTCCTAAGTTGCGAGAAGCAGTGGACGAAAGCAGTAACTATAGTGCTGTACCGCTTATTGAAACCACAAAGTTGTCAAAAGTGTTCACTCACTCTAATGGTTCTGCTGAAATGCACTAACAATTTAAATACTCAATTAGTATCGCTATATTTCAACTTTGACACTCGAAGCGAGACATACTGACATGATTCAGGTGGAAGATTCTAATTCTCAGTCTGTTGAGCTAAACCAACAAGAAGCTGTACAGCTTGAGAATTTTTTGAGTTTGCTTGTTGAACTCGATATTATTGCTCCACCTGAAGAAATGTTTAGTAAATTACCTATTGATAACAGTGAAAAATATGATTTTTCTCAAGAAGAAATAGAATTTAAAAGCCAATTATTTGAAGCAAATTTAGAATCTGCTTCTCCTGTTGATTTAGATGCAACACTTGAATATCCTCAAACTTTATTGCAAAGCTCTCAAGAACAACAGTTGCAAATTCCTCAGCCGACCGAGCTAGCCGACCAAAATTTAAAAAAGCCAAATCCCAAGAACGAAGAAGATAAGTTAGCTGCTTTCCAAAAATTACAAGAGCTTTTAGTAGGTTCGGAATTAGTAGAGTTACAGGATTTTGCAAACAGTATTAAACAAAATGTAACTAAACTAGAGCATCAAATTTACAATTCTCAAGAGTTAATCACCTTAATACTACCGTCGGTTACTGAACTAATAAGGTTGAAAATAACTGAGTCAAAAACAGACTTGATAGAAGTAATTGCTCCTATTGTTGATGAAGTTATCCAGAGTCGGGTTGAGCAGGATAAAACTAGCATGGCTTCAGCTTTAGCTCCTGCTGTTCCTCTAGCCATTTCTCAACAAATTCATATTGCTCCAGAAGAAGTTTCTGAAGCGATCGCGCCGACGATGGGACGAGCCATAAAAAAACAAATTGAACTTGAAAAGGATGTGGTGGTGGATGCACTCTATCCAATCATTGGCAGTACAATTGCCAAATATATGGCAGAAACCATCCGCGCAATTAACCAACAAGTTGAGCAAACGCTCAGTTTTGAAGGAATTCAACGTAAAATTCGTGCTAAGTTACAGGGTATTTCTGAGGCAGAGTTAATCTTCAAATCCTCGCTAAAGTTTACTGTACAAGCCATTTTTTTGATTCATAAAGCATCTGGTTTAGTTATCTCTGATATTCAACAATCTGATGCACAGCCACTAGAGTCTGATATGGTAGCAGGAATGCTAACAGCTATTCGTGCCTTTGCAAATGATTGTATTATCCAGTCTGGAAGTATTTCCGAACTAGACGCTATTGATTACGGTACATCTAAAATTATTTTAGAAGTTGCAGGATATTGTTATTTGGCAATTGTAGTGCAAGGAGAACCAACCAAAGCATTCACTTGGAAAATGCGGGAAACTCTCGGTACTATTG
This region of Nostoc sp. UHCC 0302 genomic DNA includes:
- a CDS encoding MlaE family lipid ABC transporter permease subunit, whose translation is MQPKRNFEQSSTTRCFAAVLLFGQVWLHLLLGKTYHRKILEHMVSAGPAAISPVLLVSGFAGMIFTIQTARELVQFGALNAVGGAFALAFCRELAPILTASIIAGQVGSAFAAELGAMQVTEQIDALYMLKTDPIDYLVLPRVIGCCLMMPFMTIFALVMGVIGGAFAGFQFYRIEPETFLESVRDFLEPTDLLIILLKGFIFGVLIGVIGCSWGLTTKGGAKEVGESATKAVVTTWVSIFIMDFFLSLLLFEKPTF
- a CDS encoding BON domain-containing protein, which translates into the protein MTLEARHTDMIQVEDSNSQSVELNQQEAVQLENFLSLLVELDIIAPPEEMFSKLPIDNSEKYDFSQEEIEFKSQLFEANLESASPVDLDATLEYPQTLLQSSQEQQLQIPQPTELADQNLKKPNPKNEEDKLAAFQKLQELLVGSELVELQDFANSIKQNVTKLEHQIYNSQELITLILPSVTELIRLKITESKTDLIEVIAPIVDEVIQSRVEQDKTSMASALAPAVPLAISQQIHIAPEEVSEAIAPTMGRAIKKQIELEKDVVVDALYPIIGSTIAKYMAETIRAINQQVEQTLSFEGIQRKIRAKLQGISEAELIFKSSLKFTVQAIFLIHKASGLVISDIQQSDAQPLESDMVAGMLTAIRAFANDCIIQSGSISELDAIDYGTSKIILEVAGYCYLAIVVQGEPTKAFTWKMRETLGTIVKDYGELIEKFDGDLTTIPNEVHTLLAVQQDDEVQTNKRKNQPSLLLKLSLAVFGIILLPWGIWQYHSQLIHEVENKTALALASAPELAVYRLTVKEEGGKLKLTGRVPNQLLRWKAEEIVKSTAPKWLIDNQILSVEVPADPVLAAAEVKRVTAILNQMAGTKISAKYIGGKVSVEGTVSRIADSKTITQAFEQIPGVKSLSSAVQIQPLRIKIQFYFQSNSATLQPTDLKYKIGQTKVFLNQHPMQHLKIIGYSYSDSSGIEARQLSLKRAEAVKQALINQDIDPSRLHIIGTTNLPPGINAAQPSWLRRCVVLELISNL